CTTCTGGCGTCACCACTACCCCGACACCGCAGGCCACATCGAAATCAGCTTCGTTGAACGTGGCTTTCGTGACGTTAGCTAGCACATACTCTAGTGCTGTATCCACGCGCAAGCTAGTGTCCAGGTTGTTgttcaggattttttttactattagtTCCAAAAACTGACCACTCTGCGGCTTGATCTTCGAGCACGCCTGGAACAGAAGCAGCTTTTGGGCAGAAGTCAGCTCTACACCCGGCGGAACGTAGGAGAAGGCACGTGTAATCGTCGCAGTGAGAGTTCCATTTTTAAACGTTTCCTTCACCTTCTGCTCATTCAATCCGAGAGAAATCAAATGCTCCATGGTTACAGGCTCTGCACTGTGGAATGGATCGTGAAATAATGTTGAAAGTTTAATGTATTTACATCAGAATAAAACTAAACCGAATGCAAAAATGGCATGTACCGCTCACACGTATGATGAAACAAATGACAGAGATTGGCAAACAAAGAGTAAGCGCATGACCCTTTATACTTGACATCTAATGAAAGAAATTTCACTcgaatatgatttttttataaaaaaaaattctgtAACTGTAATTGGTAAACTAACATGAATGATCGGTGAGTACAATATCGAATGCAGTTAAAAATCAACACGACCAGTGCGCCTTTACCTTTATGCTTACAGCCAATATCGCCAGGGGATGAAATTGTCGAATGATCTTGTGTTCGTTATTGTGTTATAAAATGCGGTTATGAAGAATGGTAAACTTTTTCATTTCGGTTAAAAAAGCCTTCTTTATCGAGCCTTTCGCACCTCTCACAATTAATATGCCGTTTTGGAACGTCCAAATCTAAACTCCATTCTTTTTCGTGACATTTCAGTAACAGCAACGTGTAGTCGAGACCTAATGAATATTCTGCACGTCACATTTcgagaaacaataacaaatcagcAAAAGGAACACGCATCGTGTTCAGCGGACGGTGTTATTTAATAACTGTACCGGTAATTGAGTTCAGAAATGTTTTCGATGTTAGTTCATGGTTTACAGTCCATATTTCCTCGGCAATCGAGGTGTATGAATGCGGTAAGCTGTTACACTACAGACACTTTGAACGGTGTACACATTGTGTGACCTTTCCATGCTAATATTCTTGCAGGccctttttcatttttcggcTGTCTGCAAAGCCGAAGATGTGGTCAGTGTGCAAAAGGCTAAGATAAGCAAAGCAATGAAAGCTTACTTGGAGCGTGCTAAAGAACACGAAAGTTGTATGGAAACTGCGCGGTTAGAATATCAGCTGGGTAAGCGACATTTAGCCAACATGATAGGAGCGGACGTAGAAAACTTCACTCAGCAGGACATCGATCAGGCGGTGCAATATTTATTCCCATCCGGTCTGTACGATCCAGCGGCAAGACCCACTATGAAACCACCGGAAGAATTCATTCCCAAAACGAAGGGAGCCGAATTCGATGAGACGGGTCGACCGTTTCACACATTGTTCTACACTGGCAGGCCTAATTTCTTTCAACTGCTGTTTGTAAGATATACTATTGTACGTATAATTAGTAAACCATAGATTACAAACGGTTGTACATGTTTTAGGACattgttgaaaatattaacaaGCTAAACGCGCTGGAAGATGCAACCAGACTCAAAGGCAAATCGTTGGAATCGGCGGGGAAGGCATTGTAAGTAACTGCAAACCGATATTGGTATGTTGAGGGCTATTATATCTTATGCTATATTACAGAGACACAACAGGCTCTGAATGGTTGCCTAAAGAAttgttggaaaagaaaattgtcgAAACTATTTCTGACATTGAGTATGAAAACTTTGTCAGTGCTATGAACCGTCTCGTGAGCCATCCACTGTCTGAGCGTGTCAAAGGGTTTTTAATCGAATATAGGAAACCTCTAATTTCCAAGCTCGAAAATGATACCATACCTACACCACTACATGATACCGACGGTCGCCAGTATGTGACGATATACGGTAAAATTTTACTAACTTGTGATTCACATTGATCGGTTGGAACggttaaactattttttttattctcataTTTTAGAGTGTCTTCGTAAAACTGCACGGGCAGACGTGACTGTTAAATTTCCTGGTTCCGGAAAAATTGAAGTGAATGGACAGGATTTACGCAGTGTAGGAAATGTACAGCAGCGTGAACAGGTGAGTGTGAtagcattattttaaaaattaagtaATTATTCATAATTTACATCGTTAGTTACTATAACAGGTGGGTTGGGATAAGTTGTTGTCCTGGTGTATAGATGGCggcacaaaaattaaattgaatttagcCAGTTTTTCCCCACAGTAAAAAGAGACTAGTATGAATTTGGTAGCAGTAAGTTGAATAGATTATGAGATACAGTCAATACCCCAGTTATGATGGCAatcggagatacgcggattaaaaaaaacatcacggAGTTTTACatgcaaaattcaatttttaaattgcaacTATCGAAAATACGTTACATTGTATCAGTATAAAagttaattttcataattttataatcGTATTCCATCCCTTAATACGACTTATATACGATGTTTTAGAATAAAtttgagatacgcggattCCTCTGGAACGCATTATCCGCATATCTCGGGCTTAGGTTGTACAGTGATTTGAGCAACTTCCgttattttacaaaacatgAATAACCAGATTTCATGTGCTGATTCATCACTGGTTTTGAGCATTGCTCAAAATTAACAATGGCAAATCAAAACTCCGTTGTGGcaattttttgcattttttgccgAGGTGGCCGCCATATCCACCCACCGTAAGATTGCCACGGGAAAAATCCTTTAATCAGAATCTTGAGCCGTTGTTTCTGGTTTATCGCATAGTTCTCCGGCAAAGCAACTGAAGTTAAAGTACTAAAGCAGTTGCAACAACTTTGCGGTTCATCGCACAAAAAGAATTAGCTACCTTGTTCACCATGTTCTGGTTGCCCTTTATAGTCTGGATCCTAGGATCGCTGTTCTAAGAAGCTGTGGACGGTAGGATCCATGGAAACACGACCGACACGAAGTGCGTcgcgatgattttttttttattctggaATAGACCAGGCAATATGAACAAGCATAGATCGAAGCTTTGGACCTGTCACAGTAGTTAACTAGTACATATTGACTACTTACCAGGACTGGACTTATTGCACCGACCACCAGGTGGCTGAGTTATCACAAGAAATATAAGAACATTCTGTCACTTTTTAATGTATTCGTGAATACTGTCCTGATGTTTTAAAATAGTGATATTCTGTAGGTTAAAATATACGTGTTAATTAATTCCGATTTATTTCGGAGGATAACTATATGAGGACAACGATCTGTATTCAGCAAAAGTATGGCGCATAATGTGCAGAAATCCTTTTTATTAGAATCACAATTGATTATTTGCGCATAACTGTATATGTTTGTGATTTAAAACATTCGCTGCTGAAAGTGCTGTGAAGTTATCATGATCGCTAGCTATATTTATAATGCATAGTTCAACCTCTTTTTGGAAACCTGTCCTTTGCGATGAATGCAATTTAGAGGTAATACTAATGTCGATCAACGCTACATATTGTAACAATAATTATCTATCGATCATCTTCCTGTGATCAGCAACATTATTTctgaatgattttttaacaGTAACAGCCTTTATAAAACTGTTGTCGAGTTCCCGCGGTAATATTATATGTTTACTACACACTATGTAAAATCACATCTAGGTTGTTACTGTGGACAATGTATTGATAGAAAGTTGAAATCAGCTTTCACAACTGCATTTTGTCGcaacaaaaatcgattaaagtaaGCTTCAGGTTAGATTAGCGCCACGGACCATGAGTTTTGGCCATGCTTCTACTGGACGGGGCTAGGATAACATTCTTGTCCAAGGTAAATGATTAGTTTGATTGAACATTGTGTTTTGAACTTTTGCTTAACAATTGAAGCACCTGGCGCAATATCTGCTGATTCTCTTCTACCGACGATCGCAGCTCAGCGATCTCTGTTGCAATATTACCAATGTAGTCACTGTGCTCGTCTAGCTTATTGGTGAGCCCATACAGTGTCGGTGTATCGTAGACGTATCCAAATTTTGCAGTATGCTCACTGTTTGCAGACGATAGTCCTATACCTTCGTTAGGGTCTCGTCGATTGGCGGGTAAAGTGAAGCCACTATCAGAACGATCGTATAATTTAGGTCGCATTCCATTCATAGATGCTTTCTGTGGTTCGTACGATAAATTACGACGTACCGTAGAGACATTTTTTCTAATGTAATGCTTCTTTTGCTTCGCCACCTCGTACGCTGCCATCATAATGTCCCGCGGGAGTCGTGTTTCTCCAGGGTTGAGTGGTTTGACGCTAAGCACCACACGGTAAGCTTGTGGCGAAACGAGTGCTGTGTAGTACAGCAAATTGCGCAACCAGTTTGGTAGCCAACCGTTAAAGAGAGCCGATTCGATATAGGAAATTAGTTTCGTCTGACGAACTAATTTTGATAAGCCGGCCGTTTTTTTCAACCCTTGTATGTCATGCACAGCAATACCTATGAGCAGGTTCATCAGAATGACTGtgacaaacagcaaaaataatatgaaaGTAATCTGCGCACTAATCTCAAGCAGAAACGGAGGATCTTTGCCATCGGGATCATTGATCAATAGTTCAAGATCTTGTTCCCCGGTCATCATTACTAACACCGTGATAAATCCCATGAAGGGATTTGCGAACGAGGAGgacgatggaaaaatgacacagaAACTGATCGTGAATCCTATCAACATGCACGAATATGCCATGAACAGTTTAGCAAATTCTACCTGCACTTTGGTGTACATGGCGACATAAGCACCAAAAACGGGCAACTGCCCAATCATTAGCATTAGGTTGGTCCATCCAAGAAGTACTGCGAAGGCTCCTACATGGTTCTGCCAGGTGTAGGTCCGCTTAGTGTAAATGTGCGAGATAACGAATACGCTCATTATGATGAACCATTCGATTGCATTTTCTGTCTGCGTGACGTAGTGTTTCAGTGAGGAATACCCGGTAATGCCATAGATCTTGCGACAGATCTCAATGATTGTAATTGCCACTAGCACCATCCACTGCATTTCCATCACGAACGGATTGTTCCGCAACATATCACCAAAGATAGACTGCTTTTGGCAGAGCTCCTGTTCCTGGATCGTTTCCTTCATATCCTTGCTGCCGTTGTAGcagttgtgtgcaagcaccgTGAGTACATACAGTGTTAAAAATAGCACaaatgtaaagcaaaacaGTAAACGAGCGATGTAGTATTTGCgtattttgttccatttgaTGTACAGGAAGGCCGAGCACAGTGGATGCTGCAGAAACTCCTTCTGTCCATCGTCCACAAACGTGTTCAAGTAGCTGATTTCCCTAGGATGGCAATGCTGTAGAATACTGCGAAAGTCAAGTTCCAGCTCTACCTCCCGGCTGGATGAATCTTGCGAGTGCGTTAGTGTGATAGCTGCGTCAAGCTTGCATTGTATGACACCTAGGGAGGCCGGCGTTTTACGGCTGATAATATTGAGAGCGCTGGTTCCTTTGCGCGATTTCATCGTTACATCCGCGCCGTGATACAGCAGTGTTTCGACACACGGGCCCAGTGCGTCCAGTGCCGCAAGATGCAGTGCCGTAAAACCATACACATCCCGTTGGTTGACATTGGCACCCCATGCGATGAGCGTTTCAAGCATCTCCACGGCTGTATCGGATTTGCTTACCGCAGCGTGCAGTGCCGTTCGTTGGTCGAAATCGGCCATATTTGGATCACAGCTACCAAGTTTTAATAGTGCCTCGACGCAATCGGCACTTCCACTGCGGGCTGCCAGATGCAGCGGTGTAAAACCACGATGGTTTCGCGCACGGACATCAGCTCCGCGTGTTAGCAATTGCGTTACGCAATCCAAGTTACCTTCGTCAGCGGCGAGATGTAACGCAGTCATCTGCTTGTCACCCTGCTGTATACGCACGTTAGGATCTGCATCCGAACATTCCAGCAGCGCAGCGAGACACTGCGCATGGCCGAGATCAGCGGCCAGATGGATTGGGTTCGTGCCATTTCGTTCAAGTGCGTTCACGTTTGACCCGTGGGCAATAAAGAATCGAAGACATTCGATAGCATTTGACCGTACGGCACAGTGTAAGAGAGATTCCTCGCAatgttgcttgtttg
This Anopheles marshallii chromosome 3, idAnoMarsDA_429_01, whole genome shotgun sequence DNA region includes the following protein-coding sequences:
- the LOC128715384 gene encoding 28S ribosomal protein S9, mitochondrial, with the protein product MFSMLVHGLQSIFPRQSRCMNAALFHFSAVCKAEDVVSVQKAKISKAMKAYLERAKEHESCMETARLEYQLGKRHLANMIGADVENFTQQDIDQAVQYLFPSGLYDPAARPTMKPPEEFIPKTKGAEFDETGRPFHTLFYTGRPNFFQLLFDIVENINKLNALEDATRLKGKSLESAGKALDTTGSEWLPKELLEKKIVETISDIEYENFVSAMNRLVSHPLSERVKGFLIEYRKPLISKLENDTIPTPLHDTDGRQYVTIYECLRKTARADVTVKFPGSGKIEVNGQDLRSVGNVQQREQVLFPLLFTNMNGRVDISANVSGGGPSSQAGAVRWGIAMALRSFVDAEQIARMRVAGLLTRDYRRRERKKPGQAGARRKYTWKKR
- the LOC128715383 gene encoding transient receptor potential channel pyrexia-like, with protein sequence MDNYGFKDSDSTPPSTPPVRPPRIFRTVSCIENGSIKFPRLATRFNASTTKDTRPQEMDPEAALAEPVVIENGLHNDTNSKSTFMQNIVPNVAGCTSPTSVDDHNKSASANETSTVTNSSTKTTTPHSGTGQANGRKSHIDSYEYMEVGPSPPAEGAPNLYDSYDESYSESSAQLCNDIIRVSLTEQMRLAGGRVTLLESFELEPTLDATTIEQLLCTTSTPPSSGPANASAVGSTNNTPASGGQKFEKNICFLWAAFLRKFHLVEQCVQLGADINFCDSNGLTALHLASFSDCTECCAFLIHHGLDVNMQPKWYTPLHCAAFGNSLAAAELLIKNGARINVPTNKQHCEESLLHCAVRSNAIECLRFFIAHGSNVNALERNGTNPIHLAADLGHAQCLAALLECSDADPNVRIQQGDKQMTALHLAADEGNLDCVTQLLTRGADVRARNHRGFTPLHLAARSGSADCVEALLKLGSCDPNMADFDQRTALHAAVSKSDTAVEMLETLIAWGANVNQRDVYGFTALHLAALDALGPCVETLLYHGADVTMKSRKGTSALNIISRKTPASLGVIQCKLDAAITLTHSQDSSSREVELELDFRSILQHCHPREISYLNTFVDDGQKEFLQHPLCSAFLYIKWNKIRKYYIARLLFCFTFVLFLTLYVLTVLAHNCYNGSKDMKETIQEQELCQKQSIFGDMLRNNPFVMEMQWMVLVAITIIEICRKIYGITGYSSLKHYVTQTENAIEWFIIMSVFVISHIYTKRTYTWQNHVGAFAVLLGWTNLMLMIGQLPVFGAYVAMYTKVQVEFAKLFMAYSCMLIGFTISFCVIFPSSSSFANPFMGFITVLVMMTGEQDLELLINDPDGKDPPFLLEISAQITFILFLLFVTVILMNLLIGIAVHDIQGLKKTAGLSKLVRQTKLISYIESALFNGWLPNWLRNLLYYTALVSPQAYRVVLSVKPLNPGETRLPRDIMMAAYEVAKQKKHYIRKNVSTVRRNLSYEPQKASMNGMRPKLYDRSDSGFTLPANRRDPNEGIGLSSANSEHTAKFGYVYDTPTLYGLTNKLDEHSDYIGNIATEIAELRSSVEENQQILRQVLQLLSKSSKHNVQSN